Sequence from the Rhinolophus ferrumequinum isolate MPI-CBG mRhiFer1 chromosome 19, mRhiFer1_v1.p, whole genome shotgun sequence genome:
AGGCCGGGAGCTTTTGTTTGGGAAGAATTGCAAACGGCATTACCCTCTCCCCCCATCTCCCGGGCCGAAAGAAACGAGAGCCGTGGCTTGGAGAAGCTCTGAAGGCTCCTTGGGTCCTGCGctgcctttcctttctccccatccCAAAGTTGCGAGCTTTGCACTGGGAAGTCGTGCCGCCGCCATTGTCGTGGCTGTTTGGGGATAGGGGAAGCGGCTGCTGCTGCTTATGTAAGTTTGGCTTTGCAGGAGCCCCCTGCTCCTTGCTCTGTGACGGAGGCTGGGCGCACCAGCGATTTGAAGAACCGTAATAAAAGGGCCGCTTTGTTATGGAGGTGTACTTGGGGCTACTACATCTTTCAAACCACTTACACAGGTACTGGCAACGGGTAGCTTCCAATTTGACTCACCTGAACTTAGCAATTGGAATCTCTCAATAGAAAAAAGAGGTCTCAGAACTTGAGAGAGTGGAGGACAACACCCTggcctgaaaaacaaaatcacactaGGGTGTACAGCCACCCCACTTCTTATTCCATGCACTTTTCTCTCACAAGGGACAGTTACTGATAACAGTAGGAAGTAACCAGATAGGAAAGTTTAGCCCGGCCGCCTTCCTAATAGACCGGGCTGCATTTAGGGAACAGAGTGGGAAGCATCCTTAGAATAATTTTGCCCAGCTCTCACACTTTGCAGAGGATGAAACCCCCAGCTACTTTAGGCAGCCGACTGGTGTGTTCGCTTTTCTAATAGTTTTCAGGATTGTGGTCTCTAGGTTCGAGATTTGCATCACAGTTTTGGGTAACACTATTGCATCCCAGTCCGTTGGTCTTAATTGCACTGAAGTTTATTTATGTGGTCACTGTTCAGTAGAGGAAACTTTTTGATGAAGTCCCTCTGTGAAGAGATAAAACTCACAAAAAGCTAGAATTGTTTGAGCCTGCCTCTAGGGACAGAGGTGAAAACACCTGGATTTCTAAAATGCAGGCTCAAAGTGTAGCTTAAATGATGTGTCCTACATAAGGGTGGAAAGAAGAAAGCTACTATTCCCCTCCTCCAGTGTTAACTCTCTATATTGTCTGTATTGGCCTAGAGAAAAATGTAGAAGGCTACATACCCAGCAGGAAATGGGTGGCACTTAatggctttttctgtatctgtagCTGTGAACGTCTGTACAAATATGGACATGGGCTATGGACATGGGCTTTGTGAGGAGAAATGCCTTAGTGGTTCTCCAGTGCAAACTTCCAATTCCCTCTGCGCATCCCCTTTATGACCCAAATGCTGCAGTCCTTACCTGTTCTCCTTCATGTCTGTTCAGAGCTGGACCTGATGCTGCCAGCCACCCTCCTTTCTGTTCCCAACCTGAAAATGGGTACATGTGCAAGTGGCAAGACAAGAAAggaaagttcattttttaaatcaattcttGAAAATATTCTTGTTTAGAATTTGGGACAGAGAAAGATCCTACCTTACTCTTGTGTGTCCTTTTCTTTTGTAGGACTGGCGTGCCCCTGATCAGTAATTCTGATCTGAAGAATTCAGTGTCTCAATCATTAAGACAATAGCCTGAGTTGTTCATGGTAACTATAACTTTGAATATTAAATCTTGAAAATATGGTttggtatttgttttaaataatgtgtgtgtgtgtgtgtgtgtgtgtgtgtatgtatgtacatataagaaatgtaaaaaaaaatagtgaatgtttaaatttaaaaaaatgtgttgcagtaaaagacgcattgccattaatccccttcaaaatactccccctcgcttcgaacacacttatcccatcattcttgccactttctgaagcacttctggaagtcctctttcatgaatgtgtttagttgtgctgtcgtggctgcctcaatgttctgaatcaattcaaaacgttttcctttcatggtcattttgacttttgggaagagccaggagtctcatggtgccagatccggtgaataaggtggatgaggacacaccataatgtttttatttgacagaaattgctgtaccagaagcgatgtgtgacatggagcattgtcatgatggaggatgaagtaaagacactcacgaaagaggacttgcagaactgcttcagaaagtagcaagaatcaTGGGATAAGTGTGTACAAAGCAAGGGGGAGAATTTTgtgagggattaatggcaatgtatcttttactgtaataaatttttttttatttaaacatttaccgtatcttttgatcacacctcatatatacacatatatatctctttattagtctcaggtgtacaaaacaacatagtgattagatatttacactcctcagaaagtgataacccccccaagtctactacccctctaatatcttacatagctgttacagtaccgttgactatattccctatgctgtactttacatcccgtgactatacatatatttaattatatttgacattcaatattattctacatcagcttgaggtgtacagcatagtggtcaggtAGCTATACaatctgtgaagtgatccccttaataagtccagtgcccatgtgacaccctacataatcattacaatattattgattatatttcccaaactgtatttcatatccctgtgactcttttgtgactaccaatttgtactttctaatcccttcaccttcttccccatcccccaacctccctcccatcagccaaccatcagttttttctttatctctgagtctatttgttttatttgcttgtttattctttaaattccacatataagcgagatcatatggtatttgtctttctcagtctgactcacACATATATCTCAATTATCCATTAgcacttctgtttctctgggggaTATGcgtattttcctcatttatactttgttgaataaaaggaaaacaatggttTTGAAAACATATAGAAcatgttattttgaaaagatcaaattTCTTTAACATTGTGACAGATGTCTTCCGTGCCAGTTATAAATTCCTTTTGCTTATAAAATCCTTGCAGCACTTTTCAAGTACATCGAATCTTGGTGACATTTTTGTTTGGATAACAGATAGATTGGCTTCCAGGGGGAATAAAACTGCTCATCACTGTCTTCCTAAATGTCATCTGATTCTCTGAGGGTCGTATTAAACCTTAGCCCTCATTCAGATGTGACCCCAAACTGGTGTGGAAAAACTAGAAGACAGCATCAAATGTAATATTTTGCAATGATATTCCTTTCTAGTTCTGCAATAGTGATTTGTCACTTCTGTCTAGGAAGTAGAACACTGAATGTTGTTAGTTATTTTATTGAATCTTCCTGTTCATCAAATTAGAGTAGACGCAGTAGGACTAGTGGATTCTCAAACCTATTTCTTAAACCTTGAAGCTGAGTTTCTTGTCATTATTACCTCTAGTCATCAGGAAGCACCGGTTTTGTAGCTAGATTGGCTGGATTTGAGTACCAGCTCTCCACTAAATAACTAGACTATTGGGCAGGTTCCAaacctcatctatgaaatgggtatACTAATACCTGTCTCATAAGATTATTTGATAATTACTTTGGGAAGACATGTAAAGCACATAGAACAATACTTGACATGTATTTTGTGCTGGTTATAAAAGTTGGTTATCATTATAACTAGGCAAATACTTAGTAAACTGAAGATAAATAGATGTAACAATATGGAAATCCCTAAGTTGGGATTAGTCTTTTCTACTCATATTCTTGAGCTGCTCTTATCAATGACTTTCTGAAATTGTTAGGTATCAAAAATtgatcagaaaatgaaaatctacCTGTGTTTTCAATTTGGAAAAGTATTGTTCATaattatcaaactttctttttaaaaattttttgtaggAGTTTTTCATCAGTATGTCTGAAACCATTAAATATAATGACGATGATCATAAAACTCTGTTTCTGAAAACACTAAATGAACAACGCCTGGAAGGAGAATTCTGTGATATTGCTATTGTGGTTGAAGATGTGAAATTCAGAGCACACAGATGTGTTCTTGCCGCCTGCAGCACctactttaaaaagctttttaagaAGCTTGAGGTTGATAGCTCCTCAGTAATAGAAATAGATTTTCTTCGTTCTGATATATTTGAAGAGGTCCTGAACTACATGTACACAGCAAAGATTTCTGTGAAAAAAGAAGATGTTAACTTAATGATGTCATCAGGTCAGATTCTTGGTATCCGATTTTTGGATAAACTCTGTTCTCAGAAGCGTGATGTATCTAGTCCTGATGAAAATAATGGCCAGTCAAAAAGTAAGTATTGCCTCAAAATAAATCGCCCCATTGGAGATGCTGCTGACACTCAGGATGATGATGTGGAAGAAATTGGAGATCAGGATGACAGTCCATCTGATGACACTGTAGAAGGCACCCCACCGAGTCAGGAGGACGGCAAGTCACCTACAACTACGCTCAGGGTTCAGGAAGCAATCTTAAAAGAGCTGGGGAGTGAGGAAGTTCGAAAAGTAAATTGCTACGGCCAGGAAGTGGAATCCATGGAGACCCCAGAATCGAAAGATTTGGGTTCCCAGACCCCTCAAGCCTTAACGTTTAATGATGGAATGAGTGAAGTGAAGGATGAACAGACACCAGGCTGGACAACAGCTGCCAGTGACATGAAGTTTGAGTATTTACTTTACGGCCACCATCGGGAGCAGATTGCCTGTCAGGCATGTGGTAAGACATTTTCTGATGAAGGCAGATTGAGGAAGCATGAAAAACTCCACACGGCTGACAGGCCGTTTGTTTGCGAAATGTGTACAAAAGGTTTTACTACACAGGCCCACCTGAAAGAGCACCTAAAAATCCACACGGGATATAAGCCCTACAGTTGTGAGGTGTGTGGAAAATCATTTATTCGCGCTCCAGACCTAAAGAAACATGAGAGAGTTCACAGTAATGAAAGACCGTTTGCATGCCATATGTGTGACAAAGCCTTCAAACACAAGTCCCACCTCAAAGATCATGAGCGAAGACACAGAGGGGAAAAGCCTTTTGTGTGTGGCTCCTGCACCAAGGCATTTGCCAAGGCATCTGATCTGAAAAGGCACGAGAACAATATGCACAGTGAAAGGAAGCAGGTTACCCCCAGTGCCATCCAAAGTGAGACGGAACAGTTGCAGGCGGCAGCAATGGCCGCTGAAGCAGAGCAGCAGTTGGAAACAATAGCCTGTAGCTAGGTGATGGGACAGGAACACTTTGCCTGAGCCGCGGAGACTGAGATTGCATTGTTCGTAATAAGTGAACACCAGTCCCTGTATTATTTGTGGAAACTTACAGAGCATTGTACTCACTGGACTTAGGGCAGTGCTTGgttaggtatttttaaaacttttcaaggAAATGATGTTCCTTGCTTCTGACTGAACAGTTTCACTGTCCTATCTGGTGTCTAGTATTAATGTTGCCAGTAAGTCCCCCCtcctattttttatgattttaatttgagGACTCCTGTGTCCAGTTCAGAAGTGAGAGACTTCtattcattttaattcctttctacACTTGCTGCACTGGTGAGCACACTGCACAGAGTGATAATTGAGTAAATTGATTTCCCTAATCATAACAATTACATGTGATTTATGGTCAAAACAGCATTTTTAATAACTTAATAAAAGTACTTCGTGTAGATGCAGAAAATACAGGTGGGTGGTTGACCAAGAACACTGCACAAATATGAAAACAAGGCCTGGAGATGTGGAATGGTCTTAGATTTATATTTGGTTTGCTAATTTTATATCACTTTTTCACAGTTTTTGTGGACGAATAATGATTGCTTTGCTGAAGTGATTCTTCATCCATTTTTGATTGTCCATACCTAGTAACAAGTCCCGAAGGCTGAGCAAATCCACAGGGATGGTGGTGGTCTGGGGGCTGAGTTCTTTCATTCCTCACATTTGGGGCATTGCCACTAAAACAGATGAGGTTTGTGGAGTGGACCAGTGGTGACAAGATTAGAAAAGGATGAATAGGAACATGGCTCTTAGAGACAAGGTTTTCACATTTGCAATAATTCCAAGATTTCTTAgatcaaaataattcttaattgaTTTTGAAATTGGATTTTTATGTGGGATCAAAATTAGGACAAGAACAGGTATGCCTCTTCAGATACATTTGTGTAACTTAACAGAATGTCATCAAGCTTTTTGGCTCTCTGCAGCATATGATTTATACATAAAGGAGATGCAATATCCTAACT
This genomic interval carries:
- the ZBTB14 gene encoding zinc finger and BTB domain-containing protein 14 — its product is MEFFISMSETIKYNDDDHKTLFLKTLNEQRLEGEFCDIAIVVEDVKFRAHRCVLAACSTYFKKLFKKLEVDSSSVIEIDFLRSDIFEEVLNYMYTAKISVKKEDVNLMMSSGQILGIRFLDKLCSQKRDVSSPDENNGQSKSKYCLKINRPIGDAADTQDDDVEEIGDQDDSPSDDTVEGTPPSQEDGKSPTTTLRVQEAILKELGSEEVRKVNCYGQEVESMETPESKDLGSQTPQALTFNDGMSEVKDEQTPGWTTAASDMKFEYLLYGHHREQIACQACGKTFSDEGRLRKHEKLHTADRPFVCEMCTKGFTTQAHLKEHLKIHTGYKPYSCEVCGKSFIRAPDLKKHERVHSNERPFACHMCDKAFKHKSHLKDHERRHRGEKPFVCGSCTKAFAKASDLKRHENNMHSERKQVTPSAIQSETEQLQAAAMAAEAEQQLETIACS